One window of the Rhipicephalus sanguineus isolate Rsan-2018 chromosome 4, BIME_Rsan_1.4, whole genome shotgun sequence genome contains the following:
- the LOC119391143 gene encoding uncharacterized protein K02A2.6: MATGGMYGAIEPFSGKSWASWIQRVNFYFVANDISNEEKKRALLLTLCGADTFETACALVAPKTPGEVSFSELVTLLQRHFDPRPSELYGRYVFQRRDQNPGESISSYVAALKSLTVDCNFGVLAATPATSTSSGGSQEPVSQRNPTMLPQDVMLRDRFVCGIRDEHLQQRLFAEKELTFQRALDIALSAESASRQQRGIKAATNSGEINKATPNKQEDKKTPSRRRCYRCDGWHDPSTCKFKTAECRFCAKVGHIGDACIARKKQEKEARTHTRQQTHSVNPLPYDETVSSDSMYELHAVNGRTHCPKFLVDVEVEQKSLQFEVDTGAARSLISEETYHKAWPGNAPQLSREPLDLRTWSGEELRVLGTAHVRVKFKSDDCVLPLLVMKGAGCNLLGRDWFAPLHIQVHGINHLEHPTDEIREVISRHPDVFREDIDGYTGPLIHLELEEDASPKFCKARPVPLALQGPMEDELDRLQHQGILSPIQHSNWATPLVLVRKNDGTLRVCGDYRSTVNAAAKKASYPLPTTAEVFANLRGGTLFSTLDLYQAYQQLKVDDETAALLTVNTTKGLFKVNRLPFGVSAAPAIFQRMMEVTLAGIPGVSVYLDDIIISGKDASEHAHRLDQVLTRLSERGLRLKKDKCHFGITSVEFLGHRIDANGVHATESKIEAILRAPQPTDRTSLRAFLGLISFYDRFLRNRANVVAKLYKLLEKNTPWNWKSEHETAFEELKHMVRTCTVLAHYDETKPLLLSVDASPYGIGAVLAQEDALGREAPIAFASRTLGSAEKNYSQLDKEGLAIVYGVSHFHKYIAGRHVTVMTDHQPLIGIMGEKKQVPSVLSPRMTRWCLKLATYDYNLVYRPGQKHQNADALSRLPLPAQVDEPYPPGDVLMLVSTPSFELAPNQLAEMTRQDPVLSRVKAAVGSGELRKLANEGFAAYRKLGVELSIQEGCLIRGCRVVIPAKARKCVLGLAHENHRGIVAMKACARSYFWWPGVDSDIEEVARNCVICRQHQKAPGKAPMPQWERATTPWHTIHADFAGPVEGRMLLVVVDAYTKWLEVRCMRNIQTTTLIEEMRNLFATFGLPKKLVTDNGPSFVSSEFEDFLKKNGVTHVTSAPYHPATNGQAERMVSETKQALAKNQTGTFACRLARFLLKQHSTVSTATGKTPAALMFGRDIVTALTKLQPQPPEETPSNARGYNSAREISVGQSVFIRNFVGSPAWMEGTVTERLGHRSWMIKCETGTFRRHLDHIKPGVDKSQAESRIESEHGEQLAITGQATVPAPYMLDPPADSPVSSGFSLTEEPGPQQPATQPDTTPTSRPQRHRQPPDRYGDSI, translated from the coding sequence ATGGCTACAGGAGGAATGTACGGCGCCATCGAGCCCTTCTCGGGAAAGTCCTGGGCGTCATGGATCCAGCGCGTCAACTTCTACTTTGTGGCGAACGACATCAGCAACGAAGAGAAGAAACgggccctcctcctcacgctatgCGGCGCGGACACTTTCGAGACTGCGTGTGCGCTGGTCGCGCCGAAAACCCCTGGAGAGGTCAGCTTCAGCGAGCTGGTCACACTTCTCCAGCGGCATTTCGATCCGAGACCATCGGAGCTTTACGGCCGGTACGTGTTCCAGCGACGAGACCAAAACCCCGGCGAATCGATAAGCAGCTATGTCGCAGCCCTCAAGAGTTTGACAGTGGACTGCAACTTCGGTGTGCTAGCGGCTACGCCTGCAACATCGACATCGTCAGGGGGAAGTCAAGAGCCCGTTTCACAACGGAACCCAACAATGCTGCCACAGGACGTAATGCTGCGAGACAGATTCGTTTGCGGAATCCGCGACGAACATCTCCAACAGCGCCTCTTTGCAGAAAAGGAGCTGACCTTCCAACGTGCTTTGGATATAGCCCTATCAGCGGAGAGTGCATCAAGGCAGCAGCGGGGAATTAAAGCGGCAACGAACTCCGGAGAGATCAACAAGGCTACTCCCAACAAGCAGGAAGACAAAAAAACGCCTTCCCGACGCCGTTGCTACCGATGTGACGGCTGGCACGACCCTTCGACGTGCAAATTCAAAACAGCAGAGTGCCGTTTTTGCGCCAAAGTGGGCCATATCGGAGACGCCTGCATTGCACGCAAGAAGCAAGAAAaggaagcacgcacacacaccaggCAACAAACGCACAGTGTCAACCCCCTACCATATGACGAAACTGTAAGCAGTGATTCCATGTACGAGCTGCATGCAGTAAATGGGCGCACACACTGCCCCAAGTTCCTGGTAGACGTGGAAGTAGAGCAAAAATCCCTGCAATTTGAAGTTGACACGGGTGCCGCACGCTCCCTGATAAGTGAGGAGACCTACCACAAAGCGTGGCCAGGGAACGCCCCCCAACTTTCAAGGGAGCCACTCGACTTGCGCACTTGGTCGGGAGAAGAACTGCGTGTTCTGGGAACCGCACATGTTCGGGTGAAGTTTAAGTCAGACGACTGCGTGCTACCGTTGCTGGTGATGAAAGGAGCGGGATGCAACCTCTTGGGACGGGACTGGTTCGCGCCTCTCCATATCCAGGTCCACGGAATCAACCATTTGGAACATCCAACAGATGAGATCAGGGAAGTCATCTCTCGACACCCAGACGTGTTCAGAGAGGACATTGACGGCTACACAGGCCCCTTGATTCACCTGGAATTGGAAGAAGACGCAAGCCCCAAGTTTTGTAAGGCTCGTCCTGTGCCTCTTGCCCTGCAGGGGCCTATGGAAGATGAACTTGATCGCCTGCAACATCAGGGCATCCTCTCACCGATACAGCATTCCAACTGGGCGACACCGCTAGTCCTCGTTCGGAAAAATGATGGAACATTGCGTGTGTGTGGTGACTACAGGAGCACTGTTAACGCAGCGGCGAAGAAGGCCTCCTACCCTCTTCCAACTACAGCGGAGGTGTTCGCGAATTTGCGCGGCGGAACCCTCTTCTCGACGTTGGATTTGTACCAAGCCTACCAACAGCTGAAGGTCgacgacgaaacagcagcgctcctCACGGTGAACACGACCAAGGGACTGTTTAAAGTGAATCGGCTACCGTTCGGAGTATCCGCCGCACCTGCCATCTTCCAGCGCATGATGGAGGTAACACTGGCCGGAATTCCCGGGGTGAGTGTTTACCTTGATGATATTATTATCAGCGGGAAAGATGCTTCTGAGCACGCACATCGTCTTGACCAGGTTTTAACAAGGCTAAGCGAGAGAGGCCTACGCCTGAAGAAGGATAAGTGCCACTTTGGCATCACGTCAGTTGAATTCCTGGGACACCGAATTGACGCCAATGGGGTGCACGCCACCGAGAGCAAAATCGAGGCCATACTTCGGGCACCACAACCAACTGACAGAACATCTCTCCGAGCTTTTCTGGGGTTGATATCGTTTTACGACCGCTTTTTAAGGAACAGGGCAAATGTCGTAGCCAAGCTGTACAAACTGTTAGAGAAAAATACGCCCTGGAACTGGAAATCGGAGCACGAAACCGCCTTCGAGGAACTGAAACATATGGTCCGCACTTGTACAGTACTGGCTCATTACGATGAAACCAAGCCCCTTCTTTTGTCCGTAGACGCGTCACCGTACGGTATCGGTGCGGTGCTGGCTCAGGAAGACGCTCTTGGCCGAGAGGCACCCATAGCATTCGCTTCGCGAACATTGGGAAGCGCGGAAAAGAACTATTCCCAGCTTGACAAAGAAGGATTGGCGATAGTATACGGTGTCAGCCATTTTCACAAGTACATCGCTGGTCGGCACGTAACCGTAATGACAGACCATCAGCCACTGATTGGTATCATGGGCGAAAAGAAACAAGTGCCGTCGGTACTATCGCCTAGAATGACTCGCTGGTGCCTCAAGCTAGCCACCTATGATTACAATTTGGTGTACAGACCAGGCCAAAAACACCAAAACGCAGACGCTCTCAGCAGACTCCCGCTGCCAGCACAGGTCGATGAGCCTTATCCGCCAGGAGACGTGCTCATGTTGGTTTCCACGCCAAGCTTTGAACTAGCACCAAACCAACTTGCTGAAATGACCCGACAAGACCCAGTGTTGTCTCGAGTGAAAGCAGCTGTCGGAAGCGGCGAATTGCGCAAGCTTGCCAATGAAGGGTTTGCAGCATACAGAAAGCTCGGGGTCGAACTCTCTATTCAGGAGGGCTGCCTTATTAGGGGCTGCAGGGTGGTCATTCCTGCAAAAGCGAGAAAGTGCGTGTTGGGCCTGGCCCACGAAAACCACAGAGGAATTGTCGCCATGAAAGCCTGCGCTAGAAGTTACTTTTGGTGGCCAGGTGTTGACAGCGATATTGAAGAGGTGGCAAGAAACTGTGTAATATGTCGCCAGCACCAAAAGGCACCAGGCAAGGCACCCATGCCTCAGTGGGAGCGCGCAACGACACCTTGGCACACCATTCATGCGGACTTTGCTGGCCCTGTGGAGGGGAGGATGTTGCTAGTGGTGGTCGATGCGTACACCAAGTGGCTGGAAGTGCGCTGCATGCGCAACATCCAGACTACCACATTGATCGAAGAAATGCGAAACCTTTTCGCAACGTTTGGGCTCCCCAAAAAGCTAGTGACGGACAATGGCCCGTCTTTTGTTTCCTCAGAATTTGAGGACTTTTTAAAGAAGAACGGGGTTACACATGTCACAAGCGCCCCCTATCATCCCGCCACTAATGGCCAGGCAGAGAGGATGGTGTCCGAAACAAAACAGGCGTTAGCCAAGAACcaaacaggaacgtttgcatgcAGGCTGGCGCGGTTCCTACTTAAGCAGCACAGCACCGTATCAACGGCAACGGGCAAAACACCAGCCGCATTAATGTTcgggcgcgacattgtcaccgCGCTCACAAAACTCCAGCCCCAGCCGCCTGAGGAAACACCCTCGAACGCCAGGGGGTACAACTCCGCGAGGGAAATTTCTGTGGGGCAGTCCGTATTCATCCGGAATTTCGTCGGCAGCCCTGCATGGATGGAGGGAACGGTGACGGAGAGGCTCGGACACAGGTCTTGGATGATTAAATGTGAAACGGGAACGTTTCGAAGGCACCTAGACCACATAAAACCCGGTGTCGACAAGAGTCAGGCGGAAAGCCGCATAGAAAGCGAGCACGGAGAGCAACTCGCAATAACAGGGCAAGCTACCGTGCCGGCCCCGTACATGCTGGATCCACCAGCAGATTCCCCTGTGTCATCAGGGTTCAGCCTAACAGAAGAACCAGGGCCACAACAACCAGCGACGCAGCCGGACACGACACCGACATCACGTCCGCAACGACATCGCCAGCCCCCAGACCGCTACGGGGACTCCATCTAA